A region of Selenomonadales bacterium 4137-cl DNA encodes the following proteins:
- a CDS encoding radical SAM protein encodes MIGCTKLLCGTATISDIVKYGRSSRDLPPHMLQFSSDATPIVVWNMTNRCNLSCRHCYIEAEDRAYKGELTTAEAKVFIDDLAAMKVPVLLFSGGEPLIREDLFELGAYAVAKGIRPVISTNGTLITPEAARRIKETGFQYVGISIDGNEEVHDYFRGRKGCFAETLQGIRNSLAAGNKTGVRFTVNKLNRHTLPEILDLVEREKIARFCMYHLVYAGRGKGIADLDTTAEEKRQTIDLLIEKTLDFHRRGVEVEILTTDNHADGIYILQHIERTQPERVEEIKKLLAMHGGCSAGEKMANVDPRGDVHACQFWGHVTLGNVREKPFSEIWRKNRDEFLLKLRDKADHLEGRCGECRYKSLCGGCRIRAEAATGNLWGEDPACYLADWKE; translated from the coding sequence ATGATAGGATGCACCAAACTCCTCTGCGGCACCGCCACCATCTCCGACATCGTCAAATACGGCCGCAGCTCCCGCGATTTGCCGCCCCACATGCTGCAGTTTTCGTCCGACGCCACCCCCATCGTTGTCTGGAATATGACCAACCGTTGCAACCTCAGCTGCCGCCATTGCTATATCGAGGCCGAAGACAGGGCTTACAAGGGCGAGCTTACCACCGCCGAAGCAAAGGTTTTCATCGACGATCTGGCGGCCATGAAGGTGCCGGTGCTGCTCTTTTCCGGCGGCGAGCCGCTCATCCGCGAAGACTTGTTCGAACTGGGCGCGTACGCCGTGGCCAAGGGCATCCGCCCCGTCATCTCGACCAACGGCACTCTCATCACTCCCGAGGCGGCCCGCCGGATCAAGGAGACCGGCTTCCAGTACGTCGGCATCAGCATTGACGGCAACGAAGAGGTGCACGATTATTTTCGCGGCCGCAAGGGCTGTTTCGCCGAAACGCTGCAGGGCATCAGGAATTCGCTGGCCGCCGGCAACAAGACCGGCGTGCGCTTCACCGTCAACAAGCTTAACCGCCATACATTGCCGGAGATTCTCGATCTGGTGGAGCGGGAGAAGATCGCCCGTTTTTGTATGTACCACCTCGTTTACGCCGGCCGCGGCAAAGGGATAGCCGACCTCGACACCACCGCCGAGGAAAAGCGGCAGACGATCGACCTGCTGATCGAGAAAACGCTCGATTTTCACCGCCGGGGGGTGGAGGTGGAGATCCTCACCACCGACAATCACGCCGACGGCATCTATATTCTCCAGCATATCGAACGCACCCAGCCGGAAAGGGTGGAGGAGATAAAAAAGCTGCTCGCCATGCACGGCGGCTGCTCGGCCGGCGAGAAGATGGCCAACGTCGACCCGCGCGGCGATGTGCATGCCTGCCAGTTTTGGGGCCACGTCACCCTCGGCAATGTCCGCGAAAAACCGTTCAGCGAGATATGGCGGAAAAACCGCGACGAGTTCCTGCTCAAGCTTCGCGACAAGGCCGACCATCTCGAGGGCCGCTGCGGCGAGTGCCGTTATAAGAGCCTGTGCGGCGGCTGCCGCATCCGGGCCGAGGCAGCCACCGGCAACCTGTGGGGTGAGGACCCGGCCTGCTATTTGGCTGACTGGAAGGAGTAA
- a CDS encoding 4Fe-4S dicluster domain-containing protein: MPVAVDRQLCLNDNYKRIECRRCAAACPHGCFTDGLSVEAARCTDCGLCLAACPADAVTGESFPRAPLDKVLDDPAAPLVFACRRRREDSPWPCLGFVDGRLLLAMFGSGRGGVREVAVDDTACAACRPEVAAHLEATLAEVNRLLLEAGKPAILRGEAAARQAVKERPISRRAFFTALLGATVDTVREVVAAGTAGGERLPRQDWFFRHAGAFAGETPSPFYAAVTIGEACLACGLCVRICPNKALTVEDHGTALNFYHQPGRCTNCGLCAAHCPQGALTVAAPGRPERYHVARRDLPRCEGCGQVYQPVGNQPVCIECLLKSTSRSILPQNTEETPE, from the coding sequence ATGCCGGTCGCCGTCGACCGCCAACTGTGCCTTAATGACAACTATAAGCGCATCGAGTGTCGGCGCTGCGCCGCCGCCTGCCCGCACGGGTGCTTCACCGACGGCCTTTCTGTAGAGGCCGCCCGCTGCACCGATTGCGGGCTGTGTCTGGCAGCCTGTCCTGCCGATGCCGTTACAGGGGAAAGTTTTCCCCGCGCCCCGCTGGATAAAGTGTTGGACGATCCAGCCGCGCCGCTGGTGTTTGCCTGCCGGCGACGGCGGGAAGACAGCCCCTGGCCGTGCCTGGGCTTTGTCGACGGCCGGCTGCTGCTGGCGATGTTCGGCAGCGGCCGGGGGGGCGTACGCGAGGTCGCTGTGGACGACACCGCCTGCGCGGCCTGCCGGCCGGAGGTGGCGGCCCATCTGGAGGCAACCCTCGCCGAAGTCAACCGCCTGCTGCTGGAGGCCGGCAAGCCCGCCATCCTGCGGGGCGAGGCCGCCGCGCGCCAGGCGGTTAAGGAACGGCCCATCTCGCGTCGGGCGTTTTTCACCGCTCTGCTTGGGGCGACGGTCGACACCGTCCGCGAGGTGGTGGCCGCAGGGACGGCCGGCGGCGAACGCCTGCCGCGTCAGGACTGGTTCTTCCGTCACGCCGGCGCCTTCGCCGGCGAAACGCCGTCGCCCTTTTACGCCGCCGTGACCATCGGCGAAGCCTGTCTGGCCTGCGGCCTGTGCGTAAGGATCTGCCCCAACAAGGCCCTTACCGTCGAAGACCACGGCACCGCTCTCAATTTTTACCACCAGCCGGGGCGCTGCACGAATTGCGGCCTCTGTGCCGCCCATTGCCCGCAGGGCGCGCTGACGGTGGCCGCTCCCGGGCGCCCGGAACGGTACCACGTCGCCAGACGAGACCTGCCCCGCTGCGAGGGCTGCGGCCAGGTTTACCAGCCGGTCGGCAATCAGCCAGTCTGCATCGAATGCCTGCTGAAAAGCACCAGCCGAAGTATATTACCGCAAAACACGGAGGAAACACCCGAATGA
- the tatA gene encoding twin-arginine translocase TatA/TatE family subunit, which yields MFNIGMTELILVLVIVLVVFGPSKLPEVGKAIGKSIRGFKEETNGMKEEIHKATALEAPPAKDQGKTS from the coding sequence ATGTTCAACATCGGCATGACCGAACTGATACTGGTGCTGGTTATCGTCCTCGTCGTCTTCGGACCCTCGAAGCTGCCGGAGGTCGGCAAGGCGATCGGCAAGAGCATCCGCGGCTTCAAAGAGGAAACGAACGGCATGAAGGAAGAAATCCACAAAGCCACCGCTTTGGAAGCCCCCCCGGCCAAGGATCAGGGCAAGACGTCCTGA
- a CDS encoding 5'-nucleotidase C-terminal domain-containing protein: MRTLRRLAAILLILTLALPVSAAAAASRPGVVRIDILAVNDFHGALSAAGKNPGAAALAAYLKAERDKNPAGTLILSAGDMFQGTPDSNLLLGKTVVEFMNAAGFDAMTIGNHEFDWGLDVLRQRMAQAAFPVVSANIVDRSTGRRAGLVPPYVILERAGVKIAVVGFTTPDTAVTTNPRIVKNYLFADPATTVKALVPELKARGADIVVALGHLASYPGEQPGGEAADLAAAAGGDLAAVISGHSHLRVAGKVAGVPVVQACYNGRAVAAVRIAYSAAGREVLGTAVEVKDIPPGLAPDKRVAAIVAATQSEVAPVKGIVLGEAATALPHDRYRLSPLGQWATDALRQAAGADIAFFNGGGLRAGLAAGPVTLGDLYAAMPFDGCLEVAEMTGAQVLAALEYGIANPRFGALQFSGLEVEYRAAAPAGQRVAATLADGRALEADKTYRVAVNDFLAAGGDGYEMIKAAAHQTNTFLQLRDVLAAAVRKAGIIRFLGDTRLKELSRSAAPFIAA, from the coding sequence ATGCGCACTTTACGTCGCTTGGCGGCTATCCTGCTTATCCTGACCCTGGCGCTGCCGGTCTCCGCCGCGGCCGCGGCGTCCCGGCCGGGCGTGGTCCGGATCGACATCCTGGCGGTCAACGATTTTCACGGCGCCCTCTCCGCCGCCGGCAAAAACCCCGGCGCGGCTGCACTGGCCGCCTATCTGAAGGCGGAACGGGACAAGAACCCGGCCGGTACGCTCATCCTCAGCGCCGGCGACATGTTCCAGGGAACACCGGATTCCAACCTGCTGCTCGGCAAGACGGTGGTGGAATTTATGAACGCGGCTGGTTTCGATGCGATGACCATCGGCAACCACGAGTTCGACTGGGGACTGGACGTGCTCAGGCAACGCATGGCGCAGGCCGCCTTCCCGGTGGTGTCCGCCAATATTGTCGACAGAAGCACCGGTCGGCGGGCCGGTTTGGTTCCACCGTACGTCATCCTGGAACGGGCCGGAGTCAAAATCGCCGTCGTCGGCTTTACCACCCCCGACACGGCGGTGACGACCAATCCCCGAATCGTGAAGAACTATCTTTTTGCCGACCCGGCAACGACGGTGAAAGCGCTCGTCCCTGAGCTGAAGGCGCGCGGCGCGGACATCGTCGTCGCTCTCGGGCACCTGGCCAGTTATCCGGGCGAACAGCCCGGCGGCGAGGCGGCCGACCTGGCCGCGGCGGCGGGCGGCGACTTGGCGGCCGTTATCAGCGGCCACTCTCATCTCAGGGTGGCCGGCAAGGTAGCCGGCGTGCCGGTCGTACAGGCCTGCTACAACGGTAGGGCGGTGGCCGCGGTCCGTATAGCCTATAGCGCTGCGGGCCGGGAAGTGCTCGGGACGGCGGTTGAAGTGAAGGATATTCCGCCCGGCTTAGCTCCCGACAAGCGGGTGGCGGCGATCGTCGCCGCGACGCAAAGCGAGGTCGCGCCGGTGAAAGGAATTGTGCTCGGAGAAGCCGCAACCGCCCTGCCTCACGACCGCTACCGGCTTTCGCCGCTGGGTCAGTGGGCGACAGATGCGTTGCGGCAGGCCGCCGGGGCGGATATCGCCTTCTTCAATGGCGGCGGGTTGCGCGCCGGGCTGGCGGCGGGTCCCGTAACCCTCGGCGATCTGTACGCGGCGATGCCCTTCGACGGCTGTCTCGAAGTGGCCGAAATGACCGGCGCCCAGGTGTTGGCCGCCCTTGAGTACGGGATCGCCAATCCCAGGTTCGGGGCGCTCCAGTTCTCCGGACTCGAGGTAGAGTACCGCGCCGCGGCGCCCGCCGGCCAGCGGGTGGCGGCGACTCTGGCCGACGGCCGGGCGCTGGAAGCCGATAAGACCTATCGGGTGGCTGTGAATGATTTCCTTGCCGCCGGCGGCGACGGCTACGAAATGATCAAGGCGGCCGCGCACCAGACCAATACTTTCCTGCAGCTGCGCGACGTATTGGCCGCAGCGGTGCGGAAGGCGGGCATAATCCGCTTCCTGGGCGACACCAGGCTGAAAGAGCTGAGCCGGAGTGCGGCGCCCTTTATCGCGGCATAA
- a CDS encoding ATP-binding protein produces MRNSLQRRLLYSYIMVVVLVLACVSAGISLLLREYFLASKEKELVDKGLEFGRLVESYNEGRIDQAQFVKLIDSVDAFLDARVWVIDASRRVVAISTPPASGMGRGMGLGQGGLGMGRGHMGQGGHGMGQGNVLARTLADRLEPVFGGQVLTRNFYHPIYGENMLIVGVPLFKADGTVNGAVVLNSPVRGVDEFLRRIYLYIGGLGLAALLLTFFLVRRLASGITRPLRDMQEAAATMARGDYAIRVKADDGDEVGELGRSLNALAQELGRFVAGTARMEKLRRDFVANISHELRTPLTVIRGYTEALLDGTVQEPQEAEKYHHVMRDETVRLEGLINELLDLSRLQAEGAVLAMEKIPLAAIADSVVSLLMPRAEQAGVALTLETDGETGVNGNGDRLTQLLLILLDNALKFTPPGGRVTASIVRAGDEVRLQVVDTGSGIAREDLPFIWERFYKGDKSHGRTGAGTGLGLAIAREIVARHGARAEVASELGRGSTFTVFFPAA; encoded by the coding sequence GTGAGAAACTCGCTCCAGCGCAGGCTGCTGTACAGTTACATAATGGTGGTGGTGCTGGTGCTGGCCTGCGTATCGGCCGGCATTTCCCTCCTGCTGCGCGAGTATTTTCTCGCCAGCAAGGAGAAGGAGCTGGTCGACAAGGGCCTCGAGTTCGGTCGCCTGGTAGAGAGCTATAACGAGGGCCGCATCGACCAGGCCCAGTTCGTTAAGCTGATCGACAGCGTCGACGCCTTCCTGGACGCCCGCGTGTGGGTGATCGACGCTTCGCGGCGGGTTGTCGCCATTTCCACGCCGCCTGCCAGCGGCATGGGCCGCGGTATGGGCCTGGGACAGGGCGGCCTCGGCATGGGCCGCGGCCACATGGGCCAGGGTGGTCATGGCATGGGCCAGGGCAATGTGTTGGCCCGGACGCTGGCCGATCGTCTGGAGCCGGTATTCGGCGGCCAGGTACTGACGAGGAATTTTTATCACCCTATATACGGGGAGAATATGCTGATCGTAGGCGTGCCGCTTTTTAAGGCGGACGGGACGGTGAACGGCGCGGTCGTCCTCAATTCCCCGGTCCGCGGCGTCGACGAGTTTCTCCGGCGCATCTACCTTTACATCGGCGGCCTAGGGTTGGCCGCGCTGCTGCTGACGTTTTTCCTTGTCCGCCGGCTGGCCAGCGGCATCACCCGCCCGCTCCGCGACATGCAGGAGGCGGCGGCTACGATGGCCCGCGGCGATTATGCCATCCGGGTAAAGGCGGACGACGGCGACGAGGTCGGGGAGCTTGGCCGGTCGCTCAATGCGCTGGCCCAGGAGCTTGGCCGATTCGTGGCCGGCACGGCCAGGATGGAGAAGCTGCGCCGTGATTTCGTCGCCAATATCTCTCACGAGCTCAGGACGCCGTTGACCGTCATCCGCGGCTATACTGAGGCCCTGCTGGACGGCACTGTCCAAGAGCCGCAGGAAGCCGAGAAGTACCACCACGTGATGCGGGACGAGACGGTTCGGCTGGAGGGGCTGATCAACGAGTTGCTCGATCTCAGCCGCCTGCAGGCCGAGGGCGCCGTCTTGGCGATGGAGAAGATCCCGCTGGCGGCTATCGCTGACAGTGTCGTATCGCTGCTTATGCCCCGGGCCGAGCAGGCCGGGGTGGCCCTGACGCTGGAAACGGACGGCGAGACCGGGGTAAACGGCAATGGCGACCGGCTCACCCAGTTGCTGCTCATCCTGCTTGACAACGCGCTGAAATTCACTCCGCCCGGAGGGAGGGTGACGGCCAGCATCGTGCGCGCAGGCGACGAGGTGCGGCTGCAGGTGGTCGATACCGGCAGCGGCATCGCCCGTGAAGATCTGCCGTTCATCTGGGAGCGGTTCTACAAGGGGGACAAGTCCCATGGCCGGACGGGGGCCGGCACCGGCCTCGGGCTGGCGATCGCCCGTGAGATCGTCGCCCGTCACGGCGCCCGCGCCGAGGTGGCTAGCGAGCTTGGAAGGGGCAGTACTTTTACCGTTTTCTTTCCCGCCGCCTGA
- a CDS encoding response regulator transcription factor, translating into MSGPLVLVADDDAQIRELLKLYFDKEGFAVAEAADGAETIVKVQQLSPSLVILDIMMPVLDGLEACRQIRKFSRVPIIMLTASAADDDRILGLETGADDYIGKPFNPREVVARVKAVLRRSPGPEAAAGDILRFPHLEINRGEYTVTVYGRTEPLTAKEMELLWHLAAHPGRVFSREQLLESVWGYTYCGDTRTVDTHIKRIRQKIGAQDSTPWDVKTVWGVGYKFEVKV; encoded by the coding sequence ATGTCGGGACCGCTGGTCCTCGTAGCCGACGACGATGCCCAGATAAGGGAGCTGCTGAAGCTGTACTTTGACAAGGAAGGTTTCGCGGTGGCCGAAGCGGCCGACGGCGCGGAGACGATCGTCAAGGTGCAGCAGCTGTCGCCCAGCCTGGTTATTCTCGATATCATGATGCCGGTGCTCGACGGCCTGGAAGCCTGCCGCCAGATCCGCAAGTTCTCCCGCGTGCCGATTATTATGCTCACCGCCAGCGCCGCCGACGACGACCGGATACTCGGCCTCGAGACGGGGGCCGACGATTATATCGGCAAGCCCTTCAATCCCCGCGAGGTGGTGGCGAGAGTGAAGGCCGTGCTGCGCCGTTCGCCCGGGCCGGAGGCGGCTGCGGGCGATATTCTGCGGTTCCCCCACCTGGAGATCAACCGCGGCGAATACACCGTAACCGTCTATGGCCGCACCGAACCTCTGACCGCGAAGGAGATGGAGTTGCTGTGGCATCTGGCCGCCCACCCGGGGCGCGTTTTTTCCCGCGAGCAGCTATTGGAGTCTGTGTGGGGCTATACTTATTGCGGGGATACCCGCACCGTCGACACCCATATCAAGCGTATCCGCCAGAAGATCGGCGCCCAGGACAGCACTCCCTGGGATGTCAAGACGGTGTGGGGAGTCGGCTACAAGTTTGAGGTGAAAGTGTGA
- the trxA gene encoding thioredoxin: protein MSIVNIANQADFAEKVLKSAQPVLVDFWAPWCGPCKMVAPELEAVAADYDGKAVVAKVNVDEQPELAGQFKVMGIPTMVVFKNGAEVNRIVGFRPRRDIAAAIDGAV, encoded by the coding sequence ATGTCAATAGTTAATATTGCCAATCAAGCCGATTTTGCCGAAAAGGTGTTGAAGTCCGCCCAGCCGGTGCTGGTCGATTTCTGGGCTCCGTGGTGCGGCCCGTGCAAGATGGTGGCGCCTGAGTTGGAGGCCGTTGCCGCCGACTACGACGGGAAAGCGGTCGTGGCCAAGGTCAACGTCGATGAGCAGCCAGAACTGGCCGGCCAATTCAAGGTTATGGGCATCCCGACCATGGTAGTTTTTAAAAACGGCGCGGAGGTCAACCGCATCGTCGGGTTCCGTCCCCGCCGCGATATCGCGGCGGCCATCGACGGAGCCGTGTAA
- a CDS encoding TMEM165/GDT1 family protein translates to MTAFFASLFLVLLAEMGDKTQLLAMAFASRYPWTTVLAGVFAATVVNHLLAVEAGNYLTRVVPLQYIQVAAAVSFIVFGLWTLRGDELAGEADAVRRSPFWTVAIAFFFAEMGDKTQLATMALAAQYQTVVPVWLGTTAGMMAADGIGIGVGVVLGRRIPERLVKWGAALIFIVFGLAGLYRYLPPGLVSPSVAAAGLVIVALAAYFAARMRGGRLPGD, encoded by the coding sequence GTGACTGCGTTTTTCGCCTCGCTGTTCCTCGTTCTGCTGGCCGAGATGGGCGATAAGACCCAACTGCTCGCGATGGCCTTCGCCTCCCGTTATCCTTGGACGACGGTGCTGGCGGGCGTTTTCGCCGCCACGGTCGTCAACCACTTGCTGGCGGTCGAGGCGGGCAATTATTTGACGAGGGTCGTGCCGCTGCAGTATATCCAGGTCGCGGCTGCCGTTTCCTTTATCGTATTCGGTCTTTGGACGCTGCGCGGCGACGAGCTGGCCGGCGAGGCCGACGCCGTCCGTCGCAGTCCCTTCTGGACGGTGGCGATCGCTTTTTTCTTTGCTGAGATGGGCGATAAGACCCAGCTTGCCACTATGGCGCTGGCCGCCCAGTACCAGACGGTCGTTCCGGTTTGGCTGGGGACGACGGCGGGGATGATGGCCGCCGACGGTATCGGTATCGGCGTCGGGGTCGTCCTGGGGCGGCGGATACCCGAGCGCCTGGTGAAGTGGGGCGCGGCGCTGATCTTTATCGTGTTCGGGCTCGCCGGCCTGTACCGGTACCTGCCGCCGGGCCTGGTTTCGCCCTCCGTCGCCGCCGCCGGCCTCGTTATTGTGGCGCTGGCCGCGTATTTCGCGGCCCGGATGCGGGGCGGCCGTCTGCCCGGCGATTAG
- a CDS encoding ferritin-like domain-containing protein has protein sequence MKKNRAKKIGPQHHDHHGEGCSASPCLPMLRDAAIAEREAILFYLEAAAMVCGDLRQLFLNTAEDEMEHFVMTMRHISALDEVQAEALEEVDLDVLLMKRGMTPKWAEGWHPACACPLEEQAVTPPMPPAPENDLTPVCLLTKALTSELEAINMYQKYMEQSPDADCCRHFCHLMNDEKEHVASFTAALYDLTGEPPAEKTAD, from the coding sequence ATGAAGAAAAACCGGGCCAAGAAAATCGGCCCCCAACATCACGATCACCACGGCGAAGGCTGCTCAGCCAGCCCCTGCCTGCCGATGCTAAGGGACGCCGCCATCGCCGAGCGGGAAGCAATCCTTTTCTACCTGGAGGCGGCCGCCATGGTCTGCGGCGACCTGCGGCAGCTTTTTCTGAACACGGCTGAAGACGAAATGGAACATTTCGTCATGACCATGCGCCACATCTCGGCCCTCGACGAAGTTCAGGCCGAAGCGCTTGAGGAGGTCGACCTCGACGTCCTGCTCATGAAGCGGGGCATGACGCCGAAGTGGGCGGAGGGCTGGCACCCCGCGTGCGCCTGCCCGCTGGAGGAACAAGCGGTGACGCCGCCCATGCCGCCGGCGCCGGAAAACGACCTCACCCCCGTATGCCTGCTGACCAAAGCACTCACCAGCGAGCTTGAGGCAATAAACATGTATCAGAAGTATATGGAACAATCGCCGGATGCTGATTGCTGTCGTCACTTCTGTCATCTGATGAACGACGAGAAAGAGCATGTGGCCTCTTTTACCGCCGCTCTATACGACCTTACGGGCGAGCCGCCGGCCGAAAAGACCGCCGATTAG
- a CDS encoding nitroreductase, with protein MNLTEAIANRRSVRSYTAQKVDKDAIDKLLHAAVQAPSASNTQPWSFVVIQDAALLKEYSDRSKSLLLSMIDLENSPHKKYRDMLSNPAFNIFYTAGTLIAIYAKPMGRHSYGDCCLSAQNLMLAAHGLGLGTCWIGFAGTLLDTPAMKEELRVPVEYSLVAPIIVGYPQGRIPQLTHDNPEILFWKE; from the coding sequence TTGAACCTCACGGAAGCGATCGCAAACCGCCGGTCGGTGCGGAGCTACACGGCCCAAAAGGTAGACAAGGACGCCATCGACAAACTGCTCCACGCCGCGGTGCAGGCGCCAAGCGCCTCCAACACCCAGCCCTGGAGCTTCGTCGTCATCCAGGACGCCGCGTTGCTCAAGGAGTACTCCGACCGCTCCAAAAGCCTGCTCCTCAGCATGATCGACCTTGAAAATTCGCCCCACAAAAAATACCGCGACATGCTGTCCAATCCAGCCTTCAACATCTTCTACACCGCCGGTACGCTCATAGCCATCTATGCCAAGCCGATGGGGCGCCACAGCTACGGCGACTGCTGCCTGTCCGCCCAAAACCTTATGCTCGCCGCCCACGGGCTCGGCCTCGGCACCTGCTGGATCGGTTTCGCCGGGACGCTGCTAGATACGCCGGCGATGAAAGAGGAACTCCGCGTTCCGGTCGAATACAGCCTTGTCGCCCCGATCATCGTCGGCTACCCGCAAGGCCGGATACCGCAGTTGACGCACGACAATCCGGAGATTCTTTTTTGGAAAGAATAA
- the thiE gene encoding thiamine phosphate synthase, protein MSQRRGMANFVAGGIYGITDDALSRGRSSVEVVRLLLAAGVRVIQYREKAKPARVMYEECLAIRGLTADTGATFIVNDHVDLAMAVGADGVHVGQDDLPPVKVRELVGSDMAIGLSTHSPEQAREADKLAGVIDYIGVGPVYATDTKKDASAPVGLALLEYAAANVNLPYVAIGGIKQSNIAEVSRRGPGMIAIVSDIVGADDIVAKVAALRAAMA, encoded by the coding sequence ATGAGTCAGCGTAGAGGGATGGCTAATTTTGTCGCCGGCGGGATTTACGGTATCACGGATGACGCGCTTTCCCGCGGACGAAGCAGCGTAGAGGTCGTGCGGCTGCTGTTGGCCGCCGGCGTCAGGGTGATTCAGTACCGCGAGAAGGCCAAACCGGCCCGCGTAATGTACGAGGAGTGCCTGGCCATCCGCGGCCTGACGGCGGATACGGGAGCGACCTTTATCGTCAACGACCATGTCGATCTGGCGATGGCGGTCGGGGCGGACGGTGTCCATGTAGGCCAGGACGATCTGCCGCCCGTAAAGGTGCGGGAGCTTGTAGGCTCCGATATGGCCATCGGCCTTTCGACTCATTCGCCGGAGCAGGCCAGGGAGGCCGACAAGCTGGCCGGGGTGATCGACTACATCGGCGTCGGCCCGGTGTACGCGACTGACACGAAAAAGGACGCCTCAGCTCCGGTGGGGCTCGCCCTGCTGGAGTACGCGGCCGCGAACGTCAACCTCCCGTACGTAGCCATCGGCGGCATCAAGCAGAGCAATATCGCCGAGGTGAGCCGCCGGGGCCCGGGGATGATCGCCATCGTGTCCGACATCGTCGGCGCGGACGACATTGTGGCCAAGGTGGCCGCCCTGCGCGCCGCCATGGCATAA
- a CDS encoding Nif3-like dinuclear metal center hexameric protein produces MPVKCREIMAAVERLAPRELAAGWDNVGLLVGSPEQEVASLLVALDVTPEVAERAAAGGVDLIVAHHPLIFKSLSAVRTDTPLGRTLATLLAAGVAVYAAHTNLDAADGGVNDALAGLLGLGDLRPLAVEGRERLLKLAVFVPEEYTERVRAAITAAGAGHIGNYSHCTFQTIGTGTFLPLDGAKPFLGKQGKLEYVAEHRLETVMPEGVAAKAVAAMLAAHPYEEVAYDLYALNNPGRPYGLGRVGRLATPEPFADFVRRLKDALGPTEVRVAGPTDRQVSKVAVCGGSGAGFLAAAIGAGADVLVTGDVKYHEALDAAAAGLTLVDAGHFATERPVVGAVAGYLEACAAHSGWDIVIRTEDVSRDVFRVW; encoded by the coding sequence ATGCCTGTGAAGTGCCGGGAAATAATGGCGGCGGTGGAACGGCTGGCGCCGCGCGAGCTGGCGGCCGGCTGGGACAACGTCGGTCTGCTGGTCGGCAGCCCCGAGCAGGAGGTCGCCTCGCTGCTGGTGGCTCTGGATGTGACGCCGGAGGTAGCGGAGCGGGCGGCGGCCGGGGGCGTCGACCTGATTGTCGCCCACCATCCGCTGATTTTCAAGAGTCTGTCCGCTGTTCGCACCGATACGCCCCTGGGCAGGACGCTGGCCACGCTGCTGGCGGCCGGCGTTGCCGTGTACGCCGCCCACACCAATCTCGACGCGGCCGACGGCGGCGTGAACGACGCGCTGGCCGGCCTGCTCGGCCTGGGCGATTTGCGGCCGCTGGCGGTCGAGGGCCGGGAGCGGCTGCTGAAGCTGGCGGTGTTCGTGCCGGAGGAGTACACGGAGCGGGTGCGCGCGGCCATTACCGCCGCCGGCGCCGGCCATATCGGCAATTATAGCCACTGCACCTTCCAGACGATCGGCACGGGCACCTTTCTGCCTCTGGACGGCGCGAAGCCGTTCCTCGGCAAGCAGGGTAAACTGGAGTACGTCGCCGAGCACCGGCTGGAAACCGTAATGCCCGAGGGAGTCGCCGCCAAGGCCGTCGCGGCGATGCTCGCGGCCCATCCTTATGAGGAAGTGGCCTACGACCTTTATGCGCTGAACAATCCCGGTCGACCCTACGGCCTGGGACGGGTGGGCCGCCTGGCGACACCCGAACCGTTCGCCGACTTCGTCCGCAGGCTGAAAGACGCGCTGGGGCCGACGGAGGTCAGGGTCGCAGGCCCGACCGACCGCCAGGTGTCGAAGGTGGCGGTATGCGGCGGCAGCGGCGCCGGCTTCCTGGCGGCGGCTATAGGGGCCGGGGCGGACGTCCTGGTTACCGGGGACGTCAAGTATCACGAGGCGCTGGATGCGGCGGCGGCCGGCCTGACGCTGGTCGACGCCGGCCATTTCGCGACCGAGCGCCCGGTTGTCGGGGCGGTCGCCGGTTATCTCGAGGCTTGCGCCGCGCATAGCGGCTGGGATATTGTCATCAGGACCGAGGACGTTTCCCGCGATGTATTCCGCGTTTGGTGA